Proteins from a single region of Hordeum vulgare subsp. vulgare chromosome 6H, MorexV3_pseudomolecules_assembly, whole genome shotgun sequence:
- the LOC123404819 gene encoding dihydrolipoyllysine-residue acetyltransferase component 2 of pyruvate dehydrogenase complex, mitochondrial-like, with protein MSAAQLLRHSRKLRSLRNAVDFERSSLARYFSTGSGSSAIKENGVEKRIGGARFSQYKQPGKELETFKVSLGVNGSSASRRTLINRAPSAGTSLNGSLSCGRVASARSFSSSADLPPHQEIGMPSLSPTMTEGNIAKWLKKEGDKVSPGEVLCEVETDKATVEMESMEEGYLAKIVQGDGAKEIKVGEVICVTVEEEGDIEKFKDYKPSAADAPAAPSESKATPEPAEPKVEEKVPAKASEPKAPKAEESSRSGDRIFASPLARKLAEDNNVQLSSVKGTGPDGRILKADIEDYLASGAKGGKSESFAASGLDYTDIPNAQIRKVTANRLLASKQTIPHYYLTVDTRVDKLIKLRGELNPLQEASGGKKISINDLVIKAAALALRKVPQCNSSWMNDFIRQYNNVNINVAVQTEHGLFVPVVRDADKKGLGTIGEEVKQLAQRARDNSLKPQDYEGGTFTVSNLGGPFGIKQFSAIINPPQSAILAIGSAEKRVIPGSADGQYEFGSYMSVTMSCDHRVIDGAIGAEFLKAFKGYIENPTTMLL; from the exons ATGTCCGCCGCGCAGCTCCTCCGCCACTCCCGCAAG CTGCGGAGCTTGCGGAATGCTGTGGACTTTGAGCGCTCCAGCCTTGCTCGATACTTCTCTACTGGTTCTGGGTCCTCTGCCATAAAGGAAAATG GTGTTGAGAAAAGAATTGGAGGCGCCAGATTTTCTCAGTACAAGCAACCTGGGAAAGAGCTTGAGACCTTCAAG GTGTCACTAGGAGTAAACGGAAGCTCCGCTAGTAGAAGAACACTCATCAACCGTGCCCCAAGTGCTGGTACTAGCCTCAATGGTTCACTGTCATG TGGGCGGGTAGCATCAGCAAGGTCTTTCTCAAGTAGTGCAG ACCTGCCACCACATCAAGAAATTGGGATGCCATCACTGTCACCTACAATGACTGAG GGAAACATTGCCAAGTggctgaagaaggaaggagacaaAGTCTCACCTGGTGAAGTTCTGTGCGAGGTGGAAACG GATAAAGCCACAGTAGAGATGGAGTCCATGGAAGAGGGCTATCTTGCTAAGATTGTTCAGGGTGATGGTGCCAAAGAGATTAAAGTTGGCGAG GTCATCTGTGTAACCGTGGAAGAAGAAGGTGACATCGAGAAGTTTAAAGATTACAAACCCTCGGCTGCAGATGCGCCTGCAGCTCCTTCAGAATCGAAGGCTACACCGGAACCTGCAGAGCCAAAAGTGGAGGAGAAAGTACCTGCCAAGGCTTCTGAGCCGAAGGCCCCAAAGGCTGAAGAATCTTCTCGATCTGGTGATAGAATATTCGCCAGCCCCCTTGCAAGAAAATTAGCAGAGGATAACAAT GTCCAACTGTCAAGTGTAAAGGGTACTGGTCCTGATGGTCGTATTCTGAAGGCAGACATTGAAGATTACTTGG CTTCTGGAGCCAAGGGTGGCAAGAGTGAGTCTTTTGCAGCTTCAGGATTAGATTACACTGATATTCCAAATGCACAGATAAGAAAG GTTACTGCGAACCGTCTCTTAGCCTCTAAACAAACCATCCCGCATTACTACTTGACAGTTGACACACGCGTCGACAAACTTATCAA GTTGCGAGGGGAATTGAACCCACTGCAGGAAGCATCTGGTGGAAAGAAGATATCTATTAACGACCTTGTTATAAAG GCTGCAGCCTTGGCTCTTCGAAAGGTCCCTCAGTGCAACAGTTCTTGGATGAATGATTTTATTCGCCA ATACAACAACGTTAACATAAATGTAGCTGTACAGACTGAGCATGGATTGTTTGTTCCAGTAGTTAGG GATGCAGACAAGAAGGGACTTGGTACAATCGGTGAGGAGGTGAAGCAGTTGGCTCAAAGAGCAAGGGATAACAGCTTAAAACCACAAGATTACGAG GGTGGCACGTTCACAGTATCAAACTTGGGAGGTCCTTTTGGAATTAAGCAGTTCTCGGCTATCATAAATCCTCCTCAGTCAGCAATCTTGGCCATTGGTTCTG CTGAGAAGAGGGTGATACCAGGCAGCGCCGATGGTCAGTACGAGTTTGGTTCCTACATGTCAGTAACAATGAGCTGCGATCACAGGGTTATTGATG GTGCAATTGGGGCGGAATTCCTGAAAGCGTTCAAGGGCTACATCGAGAACCCGACCACAATGCTGCTGTAA
- the LOC123404820 gene encoding uncharacterized protein LOC123404820 yields the protein MAQRAAGALLRRSLGLAPPTAPRALSTSAAAAEGEAAAAAKAKRSKKKNLFDVVQFLPDWGVGYRVAKTTWRDVSYQITKINLYKDGRHGKAWGIRHKAGVQVADAPIKLSGVNKRGWKYIKASQKTVQDIPAAETPAAAAATA from the exons ATGGCGCAGAGGGCCGCGGGCGCGCTTCTCCGGCGGTCCCTGGGGCTCGCGCCGCCCACAGCCCCGAGGGCCCTGAGCACCAGCGCCGCGGCGGCGGagggagaggcggcggcggcggccaaggcgAAGAGGAGCAAGAAGAAGAACCTGTTCGACGTGGTGCAGTTCCTGCCGGACTGGGGCGTCGGCTACAGGGTCGCCAAGACCACCTGGCGCGACGTCTCCTACCAGATCACCAAGATCAACCTCTACAAG GATGGCCGCCACGGGAAGGCGTGGGGGATTCGGCACAAGGCCG GTGTGCAAGTGGCCGACGCCCCGATAAAACTCAGCGGAGTTAACAAGCGTGGTTGGAAGTACATAAAGGCATCACAGAAGACGGTGCAGGATATCCCTGCAGCAGAGACACCAGCCGCTGCCGCTGCCACTGCCTAA